The Leucobacter viscericola genome includes a window with the following:
- a CDS encoding metal ABC transporter ATP-binding protein, with amino-acid sequence MNTTPNAALSLKDAAFGYAGITRVRGLTLDIPAGAAVALIGPNGSGKSTLLRGILGLAELTDGSIEVLGESPTKARRHIGSLPQADSRDVTLPVTLRQAVTMGLYRSLGPLGRVGRAGRAAVNDALERVGLDAFAGRRFGELSGGQQQRGILARALVSNPQLLLLDEPFNGLDRENRDVLLELVRGLREEGRTVLVSTHDLEIAQAACSHVLLLASGHEPGQPGHPAGFGTVEDALTLDAVQHAFHDATVELDQHTVTTNREME; translated from the coding sequence GTGAATACAACGCCAAACGCTGCGCTCTCTCTGAAGGACGCGGCGTTTGGCTACGCCGGAATCACGCGGGTGCGCGGGCTGACACTCGACATTCCGGCGGGCGCTGCGGTGGCGCTCATCGGGCCGAACGGTTCGGGCAAGTCGACGCTGCTGCGCGGCATCCTGGGACTCGCCGAGCTCACCGACGGCAGCATCGAGGTGCTCGGGGAGAGTCCCACCAAAGCGCGGCGGCACATCGGATCGCTGCCGCAAGCCGACAGCCGCGACGTGACACTGCCCGTGACGCTGCGCCAGGCAGTGACGATGGGCTTGTACCGCTCGCTCGGGCCGCTCGGTCGGGTGGGTCGCGCCGGTCGCGCCGCGGTCAACGACGCGCTCGAACGGGTAGGCCTCGACGCTTTCGCTGGGCGTCGCTTTGGTGAGCTTTCGGGTGGCCAGCAGCAGCGCGGGATCCTGGCCCGGGCGCTCGTTTCGAACCCACAATTACTGCTGCTCGACGAGCCGTTTAATGGCCTCGATCGCGAGAACCGCGACGTGCTGCTTGAGCTCGTTCGCGGACTGCGCGAGGAGGGCCGCACGGTGCTTGTGTCGACCCACGATCTCGAGATCGCACAGGCCGCCTGCTCCCACGTGCTGTTACTCGCGAGCGGCCACGAACCGGGGCAGCCCGGGCACCCCGCGGGTTTTGGCACCGTCGAAGACGCGCTCACTCTCGACGCGGTGCAGCACGCCTTCCACGATGCAACCGTTGAGCTCGACCAGCACACGGTCACGACGAACCGCGAGATGGAGTAG
- a CDS encoding metal ABC transporter substrate-binding protein, with translation MTRPFSALTALGLAAVAALALAGCGATTSSSASDGKLNVVATTTQLTDFTSEVGGDHIELTGLLHVGASAHHFDPTPADLLALGKADVLVVNGAGLETFVDSAVEASGFKGTVITASDGIDQAEAKKISAESEADEEEADHDHAAEEDHDDHDHGDLNPHIWTSPSNAEGMVTEISKGLSKADPDNASDYSANAKAYNSKLQDLDTWIAAQFKRVPEAERVLVSGHNSLAYYLHDYNIAFAGSILPSFEDNAEPSAADIDTLVKTIKERGVRAVFSESSMSPKLARTIAKEAGVKVVDAESLYADSLGAKGSGADTYIDATIHNTQVILEAWGVTPDAVPASLK, from the coding sequence ATGACTCGACCCTTTTCCGCACTTACCGCGCTCGGGCTTGCCGCTGTCGCCGCCCTCGCCCTTGCCGGGTGTGGCGCAACCACCTCAAGCTCCGCGTCCGACGGAAAGCTCAACGTCGTCGCTACGACCACGCAGTTGACCGACTTCACCTCCGAGGTTGGTGGTGACCACATCGAACTCACCGGCCTGCTGCACGTGGGAGCCTCGGCGCACCACTTCGACCCCACCCCTGCTGACCTGCTGGCTCTCGGCAAAGCCGACGTGCTTGTGGTGAACGGTGCGGGCCTTGAAACCTTCGTAGACAGCGCTGTTGAGGCCTCGGGCTTCAAGGGCACCGTGATCACCGCGAGTGACGGCATCGACCAGGCCGAGGCGAAGAAGATCAGTGCTGAGTCTGAGGCAGATGAAGAGGAGGCGGATCACGATCACGCCGCCGAAGAAGATCACGACGATCACGACCACGGTGACCTGAACCCGCACATCTGGACCTCTCCGAGCAACGCCGAGGGTATGGTCACCGAGATCTCGAAGGGCCTCTCGAAGGCTGATCCCGACAACGCCTCCGATTACTCGGCCAACGCCAAGGCCTACAACTCCAAACTGCAGGATCTCGACACCTGGATCGCCGCGCAGTTCAAGCGTGTGCCCGAGGCCGAGCGGGTGCTGGTCAGCGGCCACAACTCACTCGCCTACTACCTGCACGACTACAACATCGCATTCGCCGGGTCGATCCTGCCCAGCTTTGAAGACAACGCCGAGCCCAGCGCGGCCGACATCGATACCCTGGTGAAAACCATCAAGGAGCGTGGCGTGAGAGCGGTCTTCTCCGAATCCTCGATGAGCCCGAAGCTCGCGCGCACCATCGCAAAAGAGGCCGGTGTGAAGGTCGTTGACGCCGAGTCCCTCTACGCCGACTCGCTCGGGGCCAAGGGCAGCGGCGCCGACACGTACATTGACGCGACGATTCACAATACGCAGGTGATCCTCGAAGCTTGGGGTGTGACACCCGACGCGGTGCCCGCTTCACTGAAATAA
- a CDS encoding pyridoxal-phosphate dependent enzyme: MTTSAHYYDPVDGSEYPLTTPRWRSDAQRPLLITPSTGLRPEDIDTSTRSLWRYRAALPLHVSDPITLGEGCTPLVASVWEGSTALFKLEWFSPSGSFKDRGASVMLSVLREQGITAVIEDSSGNGGSAIAAYGAAGGLDVTVFAPASTSPAKLAQARAYGATMEAVEGPREASQQAAIAAADQGRGFYASHNWQAWFLEGTKSLAYELWEDLGFTVPDAIIVPVGAGSSLLGLSMGFGELLRAGQIHTLPRLYAAQPLNCSPIDAAFRAEQAGAQSEPRPVHPTVAEGTAIRNPLRMHQILAALRDSRGGTVTVTEERIIAAKQQLAAQGLFVEPTSATAAAALTTLRAEGSITTDETVVVLLTGSGLKGAAG; the protein is encoded by the coding sequence ATGACCACCAGCGCACACTATTACGATCCGGTTGACGGCTCCGAGTATCCGCTAACGACCCCGAGGTGGCGTTCCGACGCACAGCGGCCGCTGCTCATCACACCATCGACAGGGCTGCGTCCGGAAGACATCGACACCAGCACACGAAGCCTGTGGCGATACCGGGCCGCGTTGCCGTTGCACGTCTCCGATCCGATCACACTCGGCGAGGGCTGCACTCCGCTGGTCGCAAGCGTCTGGGAGGGCAGCACGGCTCTCTTCAAGCTTGAATGGTTCAGCCCGAGTGGGTCCTTTAAGGATCGCGGGGCGAGCGTGATGCTGTCGGTGCTTCGTGAGCAAGGAATTACAGCCGTCATCGAGGACAGCTCGGGCAACGGCGGATCCGCAATCGCTGCCTATGGAGCCGCGGGTGGGCTCGATGTCACCGTATTCGCGCCAGCTTCTACCTCACCGGCCAAGCTGGCCCAGGCCCGCGCGTACGGCGCGACCATGGAGGCGGTTGAGGGGCCACGCGAGGCGTCCCAGCAGGCTGCGATCGCCGCGGCGGATCAGGGCCGCGGCTTCTACGCCAGCCACAACTGGCAGGCCTGGTTTCTTGAGGGCACCAAGTCGCTCGCTTACGAGCTCTGGGAAGACCTCGGTTTCACCGTGCCCGACGCGATCATCGTGCCGGTCGGTGCGGGCAGTAGTCTGCTCGGTCTCTCAATGGGCTTCGGCGAGCTGCTGCGGGCGGGGCAGATCCACACCCTACCAAGGCTCTACGCGGCTCAGCCGCTCAACTGCTCACCTATCGATGCAGCGTTCCGCGCTGAGCAGGCGGGCGCCCAGAGCGAGCCCCGGCCGGTTCACCCAACGGTTGCCGAGGGCACCGCGATCCGGAACCCCCTGCGCATGCACCAGATTCTCGCCGCGCTTCGTGACAGCCGGGGCGGCACGGTCACCGTGACTGAGGAGCGGATCATCGCGGCGAAACAGCAACTCGCGGCGCAGGGCCTGTTCGTAGAGCCAACCAGCGCGACGGCCGCCGCGGCGCTGACGACGCTGCGCGCTGAAGGAAGCATCACGACCGACGAAACCGTCGTTGTGCTGCTGACCGGGTCTGGGTTGAAGGGTGCCGCAGGCTAA
- a CDS encoding helix-turn-helix domain-containing protein yields MLKFRNLNVTPEDSIEDWGVEGLLIAIERGSVDDWRRVAQAAHSAGSGSELRQELNEALDIAEGGGRGVIVSYIGMVEESSAERVQRRIRNAFGMAEMTITEFAKRCGTSRSRMSAYLSGKTEPLATMLEKMEQVARNRRDMIMFR; encoded by the coding sequence GTGTTGAAGTTTCGAAACCTCAATGTCACCCCGGAAGACTCGATTGAGGATTGGGGTGTCGAGGGTCTACTAATTGCAATCGAGCGCGGCTCAGTCGATGATTGGCGGAGAGTTGCCCAGGCTGCACATAGCGCGGGTTCCGGGAGTGAGCTTCGTCAAGAGCTTAATGAAGCTCTCGATATCGCTGAGGGCGGTGGTCGGGGCGTCATTGTGAGCTACATAGGTATGGTCGAAGAGAGCTCGGCAGAGCGAGTGCAACGACGAATTCGCAACGCGTTTGGCATGGCAGAAATGACCATTACTGAGTTCGCCAAACGCTGCGGTACGAGCAGGTCCCGTATGTCTGCCTACCTCTCGGGCAAAACTGAGCCGCTGGCAACCATGCTTGAGAAAATGGAGCAGGTCGCGCGAAACCGTCGGGACATGATCATGTTTCGCTAG
- a CDS encoding Fur family transcriptional regulator, producing MQQPKRNTWQREAVRAALAEKRGFVSAQQLHQVLRDGGSTIGLATVYRALAGLAESGEADSLQSPEGENLFRSCATQGHHHHLICRSCGDTRELSATVVEEWTQRVAAEHGFTDIEHVVDIFGLCERCRAAA from the coding sequence ATGCAGCAGCCAAAGCGTAATACTTGGCAGCGTGAGGCCGTGCGGGCGGCGCTGGCCGAGAAGCGCGGTTTTGTGAGCGCACAGCAGCTACACCAGGTGCTGCGCGACGGAGGATCGACGATCGGACTCGCGACCGTGTACCGCGCACTCGCCGGCCTCGCCGAATCGGGAGAGGCCGACTCCCTGCAGTCACCCGAGGGCGAGAACCTGTTCCGATCCTGCGCCACTCAGGGCCACCATCACCACCTCATCTGCCGCAGCTGCGGCGACACCCGCGAGCTCTCCGCGACCGTGGTCGAGGAGTGGACGCAGCGGGTGGCCGCCGAGCACGGCTTCACCGACATCGAGCACGTGGTCGACATCTTCGGCCTCTGCGAGCGCTGCCGCGCCGCGGCCTAA
- a CDS encoding metal ABC transporter permease yields the protein MSYFALATIEIVLLGLLSGIAGTLIVIRRRSFFAVALSHSTFPGGVAFAVLGWNLLLGQALFAVVLVLIMTLLSRIPGQGRQVTSGVVLSFGFALGTLLAGLNPGLGVPVEALLVGSPLGVDLSDIAATASVLVIALIAVGLTGRKILFHTFDPVGYAAAGFRTWPVELVVTGIIAASTVVAMPAVGAILGVAILIGPAATARLIAPQLSWIPPIAAVVGVGSGVAGLWISRDFGVAAGGAIGLVVTAVFVLVLLGRAVLARVRGAGRTNFVTVGTSRSTREVRDAAAKA from the coding sequence GTGAGTTACTTTGCGCTCGCGACGATTGAGATCGTGCTGCTCGGTCTGCTGTCGGGCATCGCCGGCACGCTGATCGTGATTCGCCGCCGCTCGTTTTTTGCGGTGGCCCTGAGCCACTCGACCTTTCCGGGCGGCGTCGCGTTTGCGGTGCTCGGCTGGAACCTGCTGCTCGGGCAGGCGCTGTTTGCCGTTGTGCTCGTGCTGATCATGACGCTGCTCAGCCGCATTCCCGGTCAGGGTCGCCAGGTGACGAGCGGGGTTGTGCTGTCGTTCGGGTTCGCCCTGGGCACGCTGCTCGCCGGGCTGAACCCCGGGCTGGGGGTGCCGGTTGAGGCGCTGCTGGTCGGCTCGCCGCTGGGAGTCGATCTGAGCGACATTGCCGCGACGGCTTCCGTGCTGGTGATTGCGCTGATTGCCGTTGGTCTGACCGGCCGCAAGATCTTGTTCCACACCTTTGACCCCGTCGGGTACGCCGCCGCGGGTTTTCGCACCTGGCCGGTTGAACTCGTGGTTACAGGAATTATTGCCGCCTCGACGGTCGTGGCAATGCCCGCGGTCGGCGCGATCCTGGGTGTTGCGATCCTCATCGGACCAGCAGCAACCGCGCGGCTGATCGCCCCGCAGCTGAGCTGGATCCCTCCGATCGCCGCGGTTGTGGGCGTCGGCAGCGGAGTCGCGGGTCTCTGGATCTCAAGAGACTTCGGGGTTGCCGCTGGCGGCGCGATCGGCCTGGTCGTGACCGCGGTGTTTGTGCTGGTGCTGCTGGGTCGGGCCGTGTTGGCGCGGGTTCGCGGTGCTGGCCGCACGAACTTCGTTACGGTGGGAACAAGTCGTTCTACTCGAGAGGTGCGAGATGCAGCAGCCAAAGCGTAA
- a CDS encoding efflux RND transporter permease subunit → MTFLTRVSLKNRLIVGLATLAIAVVGIFSMGALKQELMPSMQVPMAFISVQSQGLAPEEMSRTVTEPVEKALSAVPGITKVSSNTSSGSADITVEWPFDEDDTDTLQAIRGAADALKPTFPSGTEVNVFSGGADDMPAMVLSAGSSDKEAVFGDALAQTVVPALQGVNGVKQVTLSGREEQRIMIDLRPSDMTKLKVTPEQIAPVLQANGAALPAGEAESAEGPLSVTVGTALSSVEQISALPIPVENGVVRISDFADVRTETVPATPISRVNGLPAMTLQVMPAQGANVVDISHGVTAELDRLAPGLNAKFVTLFDQAPYIEQSIHDLSVEGGLGLLFAVLVILAFLGSWRSTLIAAVSIPLSLLITLIGLWTSGNTLNILTLGALTIAIGRVVDDSIVVIENISRRRGSGPLTPSGVVASVRQVAGAITASTLTTVAVFLPIAFVSGMAGQLFRPFAITVTIALLASLVVALTIVPVLAFWFMRNRAPHGAVAAASDGVVDPALAEQPEHSDLAEIHTAPDRLQRRIMPALNATRRHPVITLVASGLILVSTLVLSSMIPTDFLGSSGNESLQVTQTPEEADGKLVEAAAPVEKALGSVEGVRDVITTIPLATAGTPSTISYDLQLDDGVDAQLVSAAVEKKFETLKGAGSIQLATQDAFVGGAGGSGIALQIRGNDPAALRKASDLLEKQLKKADGVQSVTSELAGEQPVIRIKVDEVKAARLGFDRTLVAKAVQEALEGQQVGRMMFEGQERDIIVRTPGAERTAEKLGEIRLPVTPQQTAEAQKIAADALQDKAKAAAEEARLKGNADLTDQINTAAQQRAELIQQLAAMNEQLAVLRDMPIVPQDPRTPEDDAAIRANQERAEQLAALEGAIAGAQGGIEGLDEQMKALREAQSDAATQLAEQQEAEDEQEAVTKITGTAVALGDIAKIEKELTAPTITRTDGNRQVTLTVAPKKGQLDAANLAVEDAIATAKLPAGVSFELGGVSAEQDDAFAQLGLAMLAAILLVLLVMVATFRSFRGPLVLLISIPFAATGALLGLLFTGTPLGLPALIGLLMLIGIVVTNAIVLMDLVNRLRSSGASLEEAVEHGTRLRLRPILMTAAATIFALIPMSLGLTGGGVFISKPLAIVVIGGLISSTLLTLILVPILYTLIERRRDRKLAKRGARAERREARRAERDEAREAQRALKAGASS, encoded by the coding sequence ATGACCTTCCTTACGCGCGTCAGCCTCAAAAACCGTCTCATTGTTGGCCTCGCAACCCTGGCGATCGCCGTGGTTGGCATCTTCTCGATGGGGGCGCTCAAACAAGAGCTCATGCCGTCGATGCAGGTGCCGATGGCCTTCATCTCGGTGCAATCGCAGGGCCTCGCCCCCGAAGAGATGTCGCGCACCGTCACCGAACCGGTTGAGAAGGCGCTCTCCGCGGTGCCGGGCATCACTAAGGTCTCCTCCAATACCTCGAGTGGTTCCGCCGACATCACGGTCGAGTGGCCATTCGACGAGGACGACACCGACACGCTCCAGGCGATCCGTGGGGCGGCCGATGCGCTCAAGCCGACGTTCCCGAGCGGCACCGAGGTCAACGTCTTCTCGGGTGGGGCCGACGATATGCCAGCGATGGTGCTCTCGGCTGGCAGCAGCGACAAAGAAGCCGTGTTCGGTGACGCGCTCGCGCAGACCGTCGTGCCCGCACTGCAGGGTGTCAACGGCGTCAAGCAGGTCACACTCTCGGGCCGCGAAGAGCAGCGCATCATGATCGACCTGCGCCCGAGCGACATGACCAAACTCAAGGTTACCCCCGAGCAGATCGCGCCCGTGTTGCAGGCCAACGGAGCTGCGCTGCCCGCGGGTGAGGCGGAATCCGCTGAGGGTCCGCTCTCGGTGACCGTCGGCACGGCGCTCTCCTCAGTCGAACAAATCTCGGCGCTGCCGATCCCGGTCGAAAACGGGGTCGTGCGCATCTCCGACTTCGCCGACGTGCGCACCGAGACCGTGCCCGCAACGCCCATCTCCCGAGTTAACGGCCTGCCCGCGATGACGCTGCAGGTCATGCCCGCGCAGGGTGCCAACGTGGTCGACATTTCCCACGGCGTCACGGCAGAGCTGGATCGCTTGGCTCCCGGGCTCAACGCCAAGTTCGTAACGCTCTTTGACCAGGCTCCGTACATTGAGCAGTCGATTCACGATCTCTCCGTTGAGGGCGGTCTCGGTCTGCTGTTTGCAGTGCTCGTTATTCTGGCGTTCCTCGGCTCGTGGCGATCCACCCTGATCGCGGCGGTGTCGATCCCGCTCTCCCTGCTCATCACCCTCATTGGCCTCTGGACGAGCGGCAACACGCTCAACATCCTGACGCTCGGCGCTCTCACCATCGCCATCGGTCGCGTGGTCGACGACTCAATCGTGGTCATCGAGAACATCAGCAGGCGGCGAGGATCCGGGCCGCTCACCCCGAGCGGTGTTGTCGCATCGGTGCGCCAGGTTGCGGGTGCCATTACGGCCTCAACCCTCACGACGGTCGCCGTGTTCCTGCCGATCGCGTTCGTCTCAGGCATGGCAGGGCAGCTGTTCCGGCCGTTCGCCATCACCGTGACGATCGCGCTGCTCGCGTCTCTGGTCGTGGCGCTGACCATCGTGCCCGTGCTCGCGTTTTGGTTCATGCGAAACCGCGCACCGCACGGTGCGGTCGCTGCGGCGAGTGACGGGGTCGTTGATCCTGCTCTGGCAGAGCAACCCGAGCACTCCGATCTCGCCGAAATTCACACGGCACCGGATCGCCTGCAGCGTCGCATCATGCCAGCGCTGAACGCGACCCGCCGCCACCCGGTGATCACCCTGGTTGCCTCGGGCCTGATCCTCGTGTCGACCCTGGTGCTGAGCAGCATGATCCCGACCGACTTCCTCGGCTCATCCGGCAACGAGAGCCTGCAGGTCACCCAGACCCCCGAGGAGGCGGACGGCAAACTCGTTGAGGCTGCGGCGCCCGTTGAAAAGGCACTCGGCAGCGTCGAGGGTGTGCGCGACGTGATCACCACGATTCCGCTGGCCACTGCGGGAACACCGTCAACCATTTCCTACGATCTGCAGCTCGATGATGGTGTCGATGCGCAGCTCGTGAGCGCGGCGGTCGAGAAGAAGTTTGAGACCCTCAAGGGTGCTGGCTCGATCCAGCTGGCCACCCAGGATGCCTTTGTTGGCGGGGCCGGCGGCAGCGGCATCGCACTGCAGATTCGCGGCAACGATCCGGCGGCGCTGCGAAAGGCGAGCGACCTGCTGGAGAAGCAGCTCAAAAAGGCCGACGGTGTGCAGTCGGTGACGAGTGAGCTCGCCGGTGAGCAGCCGGTCATTCGCATCAAGGTGGACGAGGTGAAGGCCGCTCGCCTCGGATTCGACCGCACGCTCGTTGCCAAGGCCGTGCAGGAGGCTCTCGAGGGTCAGCAGGTCGGTCGCATGATGTTTGAGGGGCAGGAGCGCGACATCATCGTGCGCACCCCCGGCGCCGAGCGGACCGCCGAGAAGCTCGGTGAGATCCGGCTGCCGGTCACCCCGCAGCAGACCGCTGAAGCGCAAAAGATCGCCGCGGACGCGCTGCAAGACAAGGCAAAGGCCGCCGCGGAAGAGGCGCGCCTGAAGGGCAATGCCGACCTCACCGATCAGATCAATACGGCTGCTCAGCAGCGTGCCGAGCTGATTCAGCAGCTGGCTGCGATGAACGAGCAGCTCGCCGTGCTGCGAGATATGCCGATCGTGCCGCAGGATCCGCGCACCCCCGAAGACGACGCCGCGATTCGGGCGAACCAGGAGCGCGCTGAGCAGTTGGCCGCACTCGAGGGCGCCATTGCGGGAGCGCAGGGTGGCATCGAGGGCCTCGATGAGCAGATGAAGGCGCTGCGCGAGGCACAGTCTGACGCGGCCACGCAGTTGGCTGAGCAGCAGGAGGCCGAAGACGAGCAGGAGGCGGTCACCAAGATCACCGGCACGGCAGTGGCTCTCGGCGACATCGCGAAGATCGAGAAAGAGCTCACCGCCCCCACGATCACGCGAACAGACGGCAACCGTCAGGTCACCCTCACCGTGGCTCCGAAGAAGGGTCAGCTCGACGCCGCGAACCTGGCGGTCGAAGACGCTATCGCCACCGCAAAACTGCCAGCCGGCGTGAGCTTTGAGCTGGGTGGTGTGAGCGCCGAGCAAGACGACGCATTCGCTCAGCTCGGTCTCGCGATGCTCGCGGCGATCCTGCTCGTGCTGCTGGTGATGGTTGCAACGTTCCGCAGCTTCCGCGGGCCCCTCGTGCTGCTCATCTCGATTCCGTTCGCGGCGACGGGCGCGCTGCTCGGGCTGCTGTTTACCGGCACGCCACTTGGGCTGCCAGCACTTATTGGTCTGCTGATGCTGATCGGCATCGTCGTGACCAACGCGATTGTGCTCATGGACCTGGTGAATCGCCTGCGCTCGAGCGGCGCCTCACTTGAGGAGGCGGTCGAGCACGGCACTCGCCTGCGGCTGCGTCCGATCCTGATGACCGCGGCAGCGACGATCTTCGCGCTGATCCCGATGTCGCTCGGTCTGACCGGGGGCGGTGTGTTCATCTCGAAGCCGCTGGCGATCGTGGTGATCGGCGGGCTGATCTCGTCGACACTGCTGACGCTGATCCTCGTGCCGATTCTGTACACGCTGATCGAGCGGCGCCGCGACCGCAAGCTGGCGAAGCGCGGAGCGCGTGCCGAGCGACGCGAGGCCCGCAGGGCAGAGCGCGACGAGGCGAGGGAAGCGCAGCGGGCGCTGAAGGCTGGGGCTTCTAGTTAG
- a CDS encoding metal ABC transporter permease has product MESLLDMFALPFMWRALVTVAVLAVAAGIIGLFISFRELEFVSDGLVHAVFPGLVIGAAIGGTAGLLPGAAVAAILAAILFTVIDRRGGAGTDAAIAVVLTGLFSLGVVLVSKQDGYVSQLQELMFGRLLTVTEAQLWQILVVAVVAVGIVAFTWRAQLFRAFDPAGFESAGFRPLATDITLSIAVALLVVAGVQALGVLMVIALLTVPMAAARLLTRGFALLIPLAILTPLIAGVAGLWLSFELSVGVGASVSPGAVVVLLLVALYGISALVRVLFRRRAVAS; this is encoded by the coding sequence GTGGAATCGCTGCTCGACATGTTTGCGCTGCCGTTTATGTGGCGCGCGCTCGTTACGGTCGCGGTGCTCGCCGTCGCCGCGGGGATCATCGGGCTGTTTATTAGCTTCCGCGAGCTTGAGTTTGTGAGCGACGGGCTTGTGCACGCGGTGTTCCCGGGACTTGTGATCGGGGCCGCCATCGGTGGCACCGCCGGGTTGCTTCCCGGTGCCGCGGTCGCCGCGATCCTCGCAGCCATTCTCTTCACCGTGATCGATCGCCGCGGGGGCGCGGGCACCGACGCGGCGATTGCCGTGGTGTTGACCGGCCTGTTCAGCCTGGGTGTGGTGCTGGTGTCGAAGCAAGACGGGTACGTCTCGCAGCTGCAGGAGCTGATGTTTGGCCGACTGCTGACGGTGACCGAGGCGCAGCTCTGGCAGATTCTGGTGGTGGCGGTTGTCGCCGTCGGAATCGTTGCGTTTACCTGGCGCGCGCAGCTGTTTCGGGCGTTTGATCCTGCTGGGTTTGAGTCGGCCGGGTTTCGGCCGCTCGCGACCGACATCACGCTCAGCATTGCGGTTGCGCTGCTCGTGGTCGCCGGGGTGCAGGCGCTCGGGGTGCTGATGGTGATCGCGCTGCTGACGGTGCCGATGGCCGCCGCGCGACTGCTGACCCGGGGGTTTGCGCTGTTGATCCCGCTCGCGATCCTCACTCCGCTGATCGCGGGGGTTGCCGGGCTCTGGCTGTCGTTTGAGTTGTCGGTCGGGGTGGGGGCTTCGGTGTCTCCCGGCGCCGTTGTGGTGTTGCTGCTCGTGGCGCTGTACGGCATCTCGGCGCTCGTGCGGGTGCTGTTTCGGCGCAGGGCGGTGGCCTCGTGA
- a CDS encoding RNA polymerase sigma factor: MSEQEELDRIEALEHEGAETDRSDAELSNAVRGGDSAAFAVLYERHNEAALRHANYLTRDSSRAEDLVAESFVSIFSALQRGLGPKETFRGYLFTTISNRNRSRPNQNEVQLFEDADEYIEELSISDSSEKIAESNVLHRAFQTLPEKWQRVLWLKEVDGLSPEIIGSRLQINANAAIQLAFRAREGLRLAYLAEHIDGAADAGCAKLRPKLVRYGRGQRIGAKDKLRVVDHLETCESCRAVLAQLEDVGQHMRGIVVPIVILGAPTGLAAWLFGDVAPASAASRFGAVVNWILGHRALVAVVGVGAVAVVVGVIIALSGSGSDADPGSKPPVEQSPAPTQSPAAPANPTPGSDEPASGGGTAPTGQPPQNSGDPERNDGSTATSDPLDGETDGWVVIED; this comes from the coding sequence ATGAGCGAGCAAGAGGAACTGGACCGTATTGAGGCGCTTGAGCACGAGGGCGCAGAGACCGATCGCAGCGACGCTGAGCTGAGCAATGCCGTTCGTGGCGGGGACTCTGCCGCGTTTGCCGTGCTGTACGAGCGCCACAACGAGGCTGCCCTTCGTCACGCGAACTACCTGACGCGGGACTCGTCGCGCGCAGAAGACCTCGTGGCGGAATCTTTTGTGAGTATCTTCAGCGCGCTACAGCGCGGACTCGGACCCAAAGAGACGTTTCGCGGGTACCTGTTCACGACGATCTCAAACAGAAACCGCAGTCGCCCCAACCAGAACGAGGTGCAACTCTTCGAGGACGCCGACGAATACATCGAAGAGCTCTCAATCTCTGATTCCTCCGAGAAGATCGCGGAGAGCAACGTGCTGCACCGCGCGTTCCAAACGCTGCCCGAAAAATGGCAGCGAGTGCTGTGGCTCAAAGAGGTCGACGGGCTGAGCCCCGAGATCATCGGCAGCCGCCTGCAGATCAATGCAAATGCCGCGATACAGCTCGCCTTTCGCGCGCGCGAGGGCCTGCGGCTTGCCTACCTCGCCGAGCACATTGACGGCGCCGCAGACGCAGGCTGCGCCAAGCTGCGACCAAAGCTCGTGCGTTACGGGCGCGGCCAGCGCATCGGCGCAAAAGACAAACTCCGGGTGGTTGACCACCTTGAAACCTGCGAATCGTGTCGGGCCGTATTGGCCCAGCTCGAAGATGTTGGTCAGCACATGCGCGGCATCGTGGTGCCCATCGTGATTCTGGGTGCTCCAACGGGTCTCGCGGCCTGGCTCTTCGGGGATGTCGCCCCGGCTTCTGCGGCGAGCCGATTCGGCGCAGTCGTCAACTGGATTCTGGGGCACCGCGCCCTCGTTGCCGTGGTTGGGGTCGGCGCGGTTGCGGTGGTGGTCGGCGTGATCATTGCGCTTTCGGGTTCGGGATCCGATGCTGACCCGGGGTCGAAGCCGCCGGTCGAGCAGTCGCCTGCGCCAACCCAATCTCCCGCGGCGCCAGCGAACCCCACTCCCGGTTCTGACGAGCCCGCTAGCGGAGGGGGAACTGCCCCGACCGGTCAGCCACCCCAGAACTCCGGGGATCCCGAGCGAAATGACGGTTCGACTGCAACCTCGGATCCGCTTGATGGCGAGACCGATGGCTGGGTCGTTATCGAAGACTGA